From a single Osmerus mordax isolate fOsmMor3 chromosome 14, fOsmMor3.pri, whole genome shotgun sequence genomic region:
- the LOC136956296 gene encoding LIM and calponin homology domains-containing protein 1-like isoform X3, which translates to MEARLAQYGRRMDKEEEEEDDEEEERVPDVHKDDMMARRTGVFHKSGVATATFNRFLPLPASKRSTQEVVTDACPRNRKEVHEEKNRKQKERAQPRQHQPNVPMDTLQPPVDTATVVRATPQCEWDDDENEDDEYDEDGPVPDLEKDDMMARRTRANQKSVKGGVGQSFNLFLPVPGSVKLKQPPASGKNYLSRKRNPTDMASKDSIVSGATAPQQALLRKGPGVGEREMEGGVQGEEPGREETLPRTSVSGPPNSSVPLSPPAPTLTPPPTPPPAQISCGLKEVDRERGKERSQDRGREGGDLPWRRPSWLEDDDLPPMMMSRQVAHVTEDSESMSMSDMRSEEEGEHVQPLGQSRYERMQEQYNHNLEEEDHWRDDLARWKNRRRSASQELIRKEEERKRMEKKMKEEGMDAHKRKSIKTYREIVEEKERREAELCEAYRRAETPEEAAMVLQRYALRFTISDATLDSLKLPRIGLDYQPDSTKPDPKIKPAHTTVDQEQRVARNGQENQSKPEQKQEAEKNDPRTQECASAAVLPSPPAPSDPPTVPHTQTQNAEPQTQHAHTEPRKPEPTPKQAHPEVQHQPQPPQAHTQHAQPQPQPTQAHTQHAQPKPQHTQPPSLHAQPCGHTRLSSASSGPPPSRPMPLLTAKPYSQPKHIQTGHKAVKVEGLVHVNGKSVEEGMSVPLLPSAPLHSPEGSKAPPTQQATANQTANETLTPQQPELVATTTSGSSAISSLIGGRNCIVTTTIVTELSQTYMEPYPSNLPSNTQQINGTMGLLLQQEGEQKEVLSGSAPFSYQQTYSPTVTEGLEESNVTIETPMLNLAKRVNHWVWDPNEERKRQERWQQEQERLLQEQYQREQGKLKEEWERAQREVEEDERRHNEEERQILEETAAPLNLSTLSKQPSQVEAISSAQQDSLTKTNAATAVSHKMATITLDQPDLEIEARDITQQNNQRVPMMSEDQHGVSQLRFVQDASWENERKQELWKTSSLDRNAQLIQPSTVKRCVSGKKLCSGCSLTLGKGAAMIIDTLGLFFHIQCFKCGVCEGQLGTTRAGTDVRIRNGVLNCHECYITSCAAGHPTTL; encoded by the exons ATGGAAGCTCGCCTTGCTCAGTACGGGAGAAGGATggataaagaggaggaggaagaggatgatgaagaagaagagagggtcCCGGATGTCCACAAGGACGACATGATGGCAAGGAGGACTGGGGTGTTCCATAAGTCCGGTGTTGCCACAGCAACCTTTAACCGCTTCTTGCCTCTGCCTGCTTCCAAACGCTCCACTCAGGAAGTAGTCACTGATGCCTGTCCCCGGAACAGGAAGGAAGTCCATGAGGAGAAGAATAGGAagcagaaggagag AGCCCAACCACGACAACATCAACCTAATGTCCCCATGGACACACTTCAACCACCTGTTGACACGGCAACAGTCGTCAGGGCTACCCCTCAGTGCGAGTGGGACGATGATGAGAATGAGGATGATGAGTATGATGAAGATGGGCCAGTTCCAGACCTGGAGAAGGATGACATGATGGCTCGGAGGACCAGAGCGAACCAAAAGTCTGTGAAGGGGGGGGTTGGCCAGTCATTTAACCTCTTTCTGCCTGTACCTGGATCAGTCAAACTCAAACAACCCCCTGCGTCTGGTAAAAACTACCTCTCCCGCAAACGTAACCCCACAGACATGGCCTCCAAGGACAG CATTGTTTCTGGGGCAACGGCACCTCAACAAGCCCTATTGAGGAAGGGTCccggggtgggggagagggagatggaaggggGAGTCCAGGGGGAGGAAccagggagagaagagaccCTCCCCAGAACCTCTGTCTCAGGTCCCCCAAactcctctgtccccctctcgcccccggcccccaccctcactcctcctcccactcctccccctgcccagaTCAGCTGTGGGCTGAAAGAGGTAGACCGGGAgaggggtaaggagaggagtcaggacagggggagggaggggggagacctcCCATGGAGAAGACCCTCCTGGCTGGAGGATGATGACCTACCCCCCATGAT GATGAGTCGGCAAGTTGCTCATGTGACTGAGGACTCAGA GAGCATGAGCATGAGTGACATgcgcagcgaggaggagggcgagcaCGTTCAGCCTTTGGGCCAATCGCGATACGAGCGCATGCAGGAGCAGTACAATCACAACCTCGAGGAGGAGGACCACTGGCGAGAC GACCTTGCTCGCTGGAAGAACCGCAGGCGGAGCGCCTCTCAGGAGCTGatcaggaaggaggaggagagaaagagaatggagaagaagatgaaggaggagggcaTGGACGCCCACAAGAGGAAGAGCATCAAGACCTACCGGGAGATCGTAGAGGAGAA GGAGCGTAGGGAGGCAGAGTTGTGTGAGGCGTACAGGAGGGCAGAGACTCCGGAGGAAGCTGCTATGGTTCTGCAGCGCTACGCTCTGCGGTTCACCATCAGTGACGCGACACTGGACAGCCTGAAACTCCCTAGAATTGGTCTGGACTACCAACCGGACTCGACCAAACCCGACCCGAAGATCAAGCCAGCTCACACAACTGTTGACCAGGAACAGAGAGTGGCAAGAAACGGACAGGAAAACCAGTCCAAACCGGAACAAAAGCAGGAAGCAGAGAAGAACGATCCTAGAACACAGGAATGTGCCTCAGCTGCCGTCTTACCCAGTCCCCCAGCACCCAGTGACCCTCccactgtcccacacacacaaacccagaacGCAGAACCTCAAACccagcacgcacacaccgaGCCTCGAAAGCCCGAACCGACCCCCAAGCAAGCTCACCCTGAAGTACaacaccagcctcagcccccacaAGCTCACACCCAACAcgcacagccccagcctcagccaacACAAGCTCACACCCAACACGCACAGCCTAAACCCCAACACACTCAGCCTCCGTCACTGCACGCTCAGCCCTGTGGACACACCCGTCTCTCTTCCGCCTCTTCCGGACCTCCACCGTCTCGACCCATGCCCCTGCTCACAGCCAAGCCCTACAGCCAACCCAAACACATTCAGACTGGACATAAAGCAGTCAAG GTGGAAGGGTTGGTTCATGTGAATGGAAAGAGTGTTGAGGAGGGCATGTCcgtgcccctcctcccctccgctcctcttCACTCACCTGAGGGGAGCAAAGCTCCTCCCACTCAACAAGCtacagccaatcagacagcAAATGAAACGTTGACTCCACAGCAACCAGAACTGGTGGCAACGACGACCTCTGGTTCATCGGCCATCAGCTCCCTAATTGGTGGGAGGAACTGCATCGTTACGACAACTATTGTGACAGAGCTCAGCCAGACATACATGGAGCCATACCCCTCTAATCTACCTAGCAACACACAG CAGATCAATGGCACCATGGGGCTGTTACTGCAGCAAGAGGGGGAACAGAAGGAAGTGTTATCTGGTTCTGCACCCTTTAGCTACCAGCAGACCTATTCACCCACAGTGACAG AAGGACTTGAGGAAAGCAACGTGACT ATTGAGACCCCCATGTTGAACTTGGCTAAGCGTGTTAATCACTGGGTCTGGGACCCCAATGAGGAGCGCAAACGCCAGGAGAGGTGGCAGCAAGAACAAGAGCGCCTCCTACAG GAGCAGTACCAGCGAGAGCAGGGGAAGTtgaaggaggagtgggagagagcgcagagggaggtggaggaggatgagaggagacacAACGAAGAG GAGCGACAGATACTTGAGGAGACTGCGGCACCTCTTAATCTGTCCACTCTGTCAAAACAGCCCAGTCAGGTAGAAGCAATCTCGTCTGCTCAGCAGGACTCTCTGACAAAAACAAATGCTGCTACAGCGGTCAGCCACAAGATGGCGACGATCACACTGGATCAGCCAGACCTAGAGATAGAAGCAAGAGATATCACACAGCAAAACAACCAAAGAGTTCCAATGATGAGCGAGGACCAGCATGGGGTGTCCCAACTACGCTTTGTCCAAG ATGCATCGTgggaaaatgaaagaaaacagGAATTGTGGAAAACCTCATCTCTGGACCGCAACGCACAGCTTATTCAGCCCAGTACAGttaagag aTGTGTGAGTGGGAAGAAGCTGTGCTCTGGTTGCTCTCTGACACTGGGGAAGGGAGCTGCCATGATCATCGACACGCTGGGACTCTTCTTCCACATCCAGTGCTTTAAg tgtggggtgtgtgaaggACAGCTGGGGACGACCAGGGCTGGGACAGACGTGAGGATACGGAATGGGGTCCTGAACTGTCATGAGTGCTACATAACCTCCTGTg CGGCAGGTCATCCCACCACGCTATGA